A part of Legionella sainthelensi genomic DNA contains:
- a CDS encoding DHA2 family efflux MFS transporter permease subunit: MNDFSTTILPKESLSYKAITFSVMLATIMQSLDSTIANVALPHMQGSLAATQDQMSWVLTSYIVAAAIAIPLTGWLAGYLGRKLVFLTSIAGFTFSSILCGIAGSLPEMVIFRLMQGIFGAALVPLSQSILFDINSKDNFGKAMALWGVGVTLGPILGPALGGWLTENYNWRWVFYINVPIGVFSFAGLYFFLSETKTQKSQFDFMGFITLSIGVSALQLMLDRGELKDWFSSPEIILETIISGLGFYLFLIHSITYKKPFINLELFKDRNFVTGNILIFVIGIVLFATLALIPPLLQNQLNYPVITAGLVTAPRGVGTMLAMILVGKIINRVDPRFLVAAGLLTTAFSLWGMTSYSLYIDSWAIIWVGVVQGFGIGLAYVALSTLTFSTLRGALRNEGTSLFNLMRNIGSSIGISIVTSLLTSNTQINHGVLASHITPYNITANNAYFANHVDLSTPSGLVSLNYMITNQATMIAYIDDFKLMMLITLGVLPLLCLIKKPKDKVEHSIAMD, encoded by the coding sequence ATGAATGATTTTTCTACAACAATTCTTCCTAAAGAAAGTCTGTCTTATAAGGCAATTACCTTTTCGGTGATGCTCGCTACCATCATGCAGTCACTTGACTCTACTATTGCCAATGTAGCTTTGCCACACATGCAAGGCTCACTTGCTGCAACCCAAGACCAAATGTCCTGGGTTCTCACTTCATATATTGTTGCAGCAGCCATTGCTATCCCACTGACAGGATGGTTGGCAGGCTATTTGGGTAGAAAATTGGTTTTTTTAACATCAATAGCTGGATTTACGTTTTCTTCAATTTTATGTGGAATAGCAGGAAGTTTACCTGAAATGGTTATTTTTAGGCTCATGCAAGGTATCTTTGGGGCAGCATTAGTACCTTTATCACAATCAATTTTATTTGATATTAATTCGAAAGATAATTTTGGTAAAGCAATGGCCTTGTGGGGTGTAGGGGTAACTCTTGGACCAATATTAGGCCCTGCATTAGGTGGCTGGCTCACTGAAAACTATAATTGGCGTTGGGTTTTTTATATCAATGTTCCTATTGGCGTCTTTTCGTTCGCTGGACTTTATTTTTTCCTATCAGAGACAAAAACACAAAAAAGCCAATTTGATTTTATGGGTTTTATCACATTAAGCATTGGTGTCAGTGCTTTACAGTTAATGCTTGATCGAGGAGAGTTAAAAGATTGGTTTAGTTCTCCAGAAATTATATTGGAAACAATTATTTCCGGACTAGGGTTCTATCTTTTTCTTATTCATAGCATTACTTATAAGAAGCCCTTTATAAATCTTGAGTTATTTAAGGATCGTAATTTTGTAACAGGCAATATACTGATTTTTGTTATTGGAATCGTTCTTTTTGCAACCCTCGCTTTAATTCCTCCGTTGCTTCAGAATCAATTAAATTATCCCGTGATCACTGCAGGTCTAGTTACGGCACCTCGAGGAGTTGGAACTATGCTTGCTATGATACTGGTAGGAAAAATTATTAATCGGGTAGATCCTCGATTTTTGGTTGCTGCAGGCTTGCTTACTACTGCTTTTTCTCTTTGGGGAATGACTTCTTATTCTTTGTATATCGACTCATGGGCAATTATTTGGGTTGGTGTGGTACAGGGGTTTGGTATCGGTTTAGCATATGTTGCTTTGAGTACACTTACATTTTCCACTCTAAGAGGGGCTTTGCGTAATGAAGGGACTTCATTATTTAATTTGATGAGAAATATAGGCAGCAGCATAGGTATCTCAATAGTAACTAGCTTGTTGACAAGTAATACGCAGATTAATCATGGCGTCCTTGCTTCTCATATAACACCATACAATATCACAGCAAATAATGCTTATTTTGCGAATCATGTTGATCTATCAACACCCTCAGGATTGGTTTCTTTAAACTATATGATCACTAATCAAGCAACGATGATTGCCTATATTGACGATTTTAAATTAATGATGCTAATTACCCTCGGTGTTCTTCCTTTGCTTTGTCTTATAAAAAAACCTAAAGACAAAGTAGAACATTCAATTGCTATGGATTAA
- a CDS encoding TetR/AcrR family transcriptional regulator — MTQELTIKHCDKRKEIILKAALKCFLQFGYSKTSMEDVAKEANLSRPLIYLKFKNKEELYVEVIEYLTEGRIEKAKHALKAHESKKQKLIEFYEILLLKPWEQLMERPMSADLYWAYKTLFQELAQKHKLLALQCIENIFESKELALLFVLAVEGLKSDLPDTQTLKKRLDMLIERFV, encoded by the coding sequence ATGACTCAGGAACTCACCATAAAACATTGCGATAAAAGAAAGGAAATAATTCTTAAGGCCGCCCTTAAATGTTTTTTGCAGTTTGGATACAGTAAAACATCAATGGAAGACGTGGCTAAAGAAGCTAATTTATCCAGACCGCTCATCTATTTAAAGTTTAAAAATAAAGAAGAACTTTATGTTGAAGTAATTGAATACTTAACAGAAGGGCGTATTGAAAAAGCCAAGCACGCACTAAAAGCCCATGAATCAAAAAAACAAAAGCTCATAGAGTTTTATGAGATTTTGCTATTAAAACCTTGGGAACAACTTATGGAAAGACCTATGTCTGCTGATTTGTATTGGGCATATAAAACGCTATTCCAGGAACTTGCTCAAAAACATAAATTGCTTGCGCTACAATGCATAGAGAACATTTTTGAGAGTAAGGAACTGGCCCTCCTATTTGTCTTAGCGGTTGAGGGTTTAAAATCTGATTTACCAGACACACAAACACTAAAAAAACGATTGGATATGCTTATAGAACGTTTTGTATAA
- a CDS encoding efflux transporter outer membrane subunit encodes MNFYPYCLLFGVGINLLTACTVGPDFVKPTFVPGRTYTAPIKKQFGERDLNLDHVSANWWTSFHSSALNEMMLQGQKHNYSLTVMQENLAQAREMVKAAKGQLWPQGNMNAGTGRQKYGAALFGPIDTSIPAFTYYQIGPSVNYILDVFGGTRRTIEKQQAIVDYQQQELNATYLTITGNIAEAFLEIAELNSQLTATQEIILDDKKNVQLVRKAFALGATTQTQVLSAQSQLTKDETLLPPLYQRIKIVQSKLGILLGISPARFKIDTFRLNDITLPKELPLSIPSKLVHKRPDILAAESILHAASADVGIATAQLYPNITISATAMQEALIPFNGSSNAWSLIGNLTTPIFNGGALRAQHRASIHAYQSAYANYQQIVLNAFGEVHDVLYALLHDEEEVILQKKAVNTARNSLKLARISFNEGNVGVLEILNAERDYAQARLGYVRAQAQRYQDTVKLYLALGG; translated from the coding sequence ATGAACTTTTATCCGTATTGTTTACTTTTTGGGGTGGGAATTAATTTACTGACTGCATGCACCGTTGGCCCTGATTTCGTGAAACCTACTTTTGTACCTGGTAGAACGTATACTGCACCAATAAAAAAACAATTTGGGGAAAGAGATCTTAACTTAGATCATGTGTCAGCAAATTGGTGGACATCATTTCATTCATCAGCATTAAATGAAATGATGCTGCAAGGGCAAAAACATAATTATTCCTTAACTGTCATGCAAGAAAACCTGGCCCAAGCACGTGAAATGGTAAAAGCTGCTAAAGGACAACTCTGGCCCCAGGGAAACATGAATGCAGGTACTGGTCGCCAAAAATATGGTGCTGCTTTATTTGGACCAATTGATACCTCTATTCCGGCATTTACTTATTATCAAATAGGCCCGAGCGTAAATTATATATTAGATGTATTTGGGGGGACTCGTCGCACAATTGAAAAACAACAGGCTATAGTGGATTACCAGCAACAAGAATTGAATGCTACCTATCTTACGATTACTGGTAATATTGCAGAAGCTTTTTTAGAAATAGCTGAATTAAATTCCCAACTAACTGCTACTCAGGAAATTATTCTTGATGATAAAAAAAACGTGCAATTAGTCCGAAAAGCTTTTGCTTTGGGAGCAACAACTCAAACCCAAGTTCTAAGTGCTCAAAGTCAATTAACGAAAGATGAGACTCTGTTACCCCCTCTATATCAACGAATAAAAATTGTCCAAAGTAAGTTAGGTATTTTGCTGGGTATATCTCCCGCACGTTTTAAAATAGATACTTTTAGGTTAAATGACATTACCTTACCCAAAGAATTGCCATTAAGCATTCCTTCCAAATTAGTACATAAAAGACCAGATATTCTTGCTGCGGAATCCATACTTCATGCTGCAAGCGCAGATGTTGGAATTGCCACGGCACAACTTTACCCTAACATCACTATATCAGCTACGGCTATGCAAGAAGCGCTTATCCCATTCAATGGCTCTTCTAATGCCTGGAGCCTTATTGGGAATTTAACTACCCCAATTTTTAATGGAGGGGCGTTGCGCGCACAACACCGGGCATCCATACATGCTTATCAATCCGCTTATGCAAACTATCAACAAATTGTTTTAAATGCTTTTGGAGAAGTACATGATGTACTATATGCACTGCTGCATGATGAAGAAGAAGTAATTTTGCAAAAAAAAGCAGTGAATACAGCAAGAAATTCTTTAAAATTGGCTAGGATTAGTTTTAATGAAGGAAATGTTGGGGTTTTAGAAATTCTTAATGCTGAACGCGATTACGCACAAGCTCGATTAGGTTATGTTCGAGCGCAAGCCCAACGTTATCAGGATACGGTTAAATTATACCTTGCTTTAGGAGGGTAG
- the cysS gene encoding cysteine--tRNA ligase: MLHLYNSLTRAKEPFVSISPGKIGIYVCGITVYDRCHIGHARSMVAFDVIVRYLRSQGYDVKYIRNITDIDDKIIARAHERAIPIDELTAQYIAAMNEDTRALNILPPDVEPRATEHIHSIVHLIERLLAKGNAYLSDNGDVCYQVNSFVNYGKLSNKDLEGLVAGARVEIVKEKRSPLDFVLWKKAKPGEPSWPSPWGEGRPGWHIECSAMAMSELGEQFDIHGGGLDLQFPHHENEIAQSEAATEKPFANYWLHVGMLQVNNEKMSKSLGNFFTIADVLAKHHPEVVRYFLLSSHYRSSLNYSEENLANAKKALTRLYQTIKDSRIIAEGELDNHWINEFNQAMNDDFNTPVALSVLFQLSHEINKSNSPILAATLKYLGNIMGLLQTDPSSFLQSGLDEEVKASIEELIKERLQARTERNWERADQIRSDLLSQGIELEDGINGTTWRKVE, encoded by the coding sequence ATGTTGCATTTGTATAATTCTTTAACCAGAGCAAAAGAACCATTTGTTTCCATTTCACCTGGAAAAATTGGTATTTATGTTTGTGGTATTACTGTATATGATCGCTGTCATATCGGCCATGCACGCTCTATGGTTGCTTTCGATGTCATTGTGCGCTATCTGCGCTCCCAGGGTTATGATGTGAAATATATCCGTAATATTACGGATATTGACGATAAAATTATTGCACGGGCGCATGAGCGAGCGATACCTATAGATGAATTGACCGCTCAATATATTGCAGCAATGAATGAGGATACGCGCGCGTTAAATATTTTGCCGCCTGATGTAGAACCACGTGCTACAGAACATATTCATAGCATTGTTCATTTGATTGAACGGTTGCTTGCTAAAGGGAATGCTTATCTAAGCGATAATGGTGATGTGTGTTATCAGGTCAATTCATTTGTCAACTATGGTAAATTATCAAACAAAGATTTAGAGGGACTAGTTGCCGGTGCTCGGGTTGAAATTGTTAAGGAAAAGCGTTCTCCATTAGATTTTGTTTTATGGAAAAAGGCAAAACCAGGAGAACCTAGCTGGCCTTCCCCCTGGGGCGAAGGACGTCCCGGTTGGCATATTGAATGTTCGGCGATGGCAATGAGTGAATTAGGTGAGCAGTTTGATATTCATGGAGGGGGCTTGGATTTGCAATTTCCTCATCATGAAAATGAAATCGCTCAGAGTGAGGCTGCTACTGAAAAACCTTTTGCAAATTATTGGCTGCATGTAGGGATGTTGCAGGTTAATAATGAAAAAATGTCAAAGTCATTAGGCAATTTCTTTACTATTGCAGATGTTTTAGCAAAACATCATCCAGAAGTAGTGCGTTATTTTCTTTTAAGCAGTCATTATCGTAGTTCATTAAATTATTCTGAAGAAAACTTGGCTAATGCCAAAAAGGCATTAACTCGTTTGTATCAAACAATCAAGGATAGTCGCATTATTGCAGAGGGTGAATTAGATAATCATTGGATTAATGAATTTAATCAAGCAATGAATGATGATTTTAATACCCCAGTGGCCTTATCTGTCTTGTTCCAGCTTAGCCATGAAATTAATAAAAGCAATTCGCCTATTTTAGCAGCTACTTTGAAATATTTGGGAAATATTATGGGGTTATTGCAAACAGATCCTTCATCTTTCTTGCAGTCAGGATTAGATGAAGAAGTCAAAGCGTCAATAGAAGAATTAATCAAAGAGCGACTACAAGCACGCACGGAGCGTAATTGGGAGCGCGCTGATCAGATAAGGTCGGATCTATTGAGCCAAGGTATTGAATTGGAAGATGGAATTAATGGGACTACTTGGCGTAAAGTAGAATAG
- a CDS encoding MFS transporter yields MCHCYQFFSFILFRFLEGFASGAMFLLITYTLIPLLSSNKDKVYILSLVLICLSIVPVIGASYGAWIAYDYHWRFLFFSNVPLCVLLILYVGYGYRRYHEPVKEIVFDKLGYFYYCVSMIFIGAALTTGQELDWFRSSLIIFLLISGVICFIFFILRCWSAKNPVVDLQLLKNFYFSLAMIYIALLFAIYFGMVILLSLWLKLYVNYTPDWIALIIGTMAFCGWIPVVLNKKQYEPFPPLIIALLFFAISCFYTSYFNVDINFNRVAFSRGLAGIGLALFLSPLFQLSIHTFPETKLAECICFFHVSRLIGSGLGVALFSILWHRREVFFHLRLGSSLTAFSQETQLFLTRAKLLHLQGKHASAQLNYYLTRQATALALDDCFYLMGWMALILMIFLIIVFVFRLKRTKAPIKKDKAPLLLHNNI; encoded by the coding sequence ATGTGCCACTGCTACCAATTTTTTAGTTTTATCTTATTTAGATTTTTAGAAGGATTTGCTTCGGGAGCAATGTTTCTTCTCATTACTTATACACTTATTCCCTTATTATCTTCTAATAAAGATAAAGTCTATATTCTTTCCTTAGTCTTAATTTGTCTTTCAATAGTTCCCGTCATTGGTGCCTCATACGGAGCATGGATTGCTTATGACTACCATTGGCGATTTCTGTTTTTTTCTAATGTGCCTTTATGTGTCTTGTTAATTTTGTATGTTGGTTATGGCTATAGAAGATACCATGAACCCGTAAAAGAAATAGTTTTTGATAAACTGGGATATTTTTATTATTGTGTCAGCATGATTTTTATTGGAGCAGCATTAACAACCGGTCAGGAATTAGATTGGTTTCGTTCTTCTCTGATCATTTTTTTACTAATTTCAGGAGTAATCTGTTTTATTTTCTTTATATTACGCTGTTGGTCCGCTAAAAATCCAGTTGTTGATTTGCAACTGTTGAAAAATTTTTATTTTTCACTAGCCATGATCTACATTGCATTACTTTTTGCAATCTATTTCGGCATGGTCATTTTGCTGTCTTTATGGCTGAAGCTCTATGTCAATTACACTCCAGATTGGATTGCTTTAATCATAGGGACAATGGCATTTTGTGGATGGATCCCGGTGGTTCTTAATAAAAAACAATATGAACCATTTCCTCCATTAATAATTGCCCTACTTTTTTTTGCCATTTCTTGTTTTTATACCAGCTACTTTAATGTAGATATTAATTTCAATCGAGTTGCATTTTCTCGAGGCCTAGCGGGCATTGGGCTTGCGTTATTTTTATCTCCACTTTTCCAATTATCAATACATACCTTTCCTGAAACAAAACTGGCTGAATGCATTTGCTTTTTCCATGTATCACGCTTAATTGGAAGTGGATTGGGAGTTGCGTTATTTTCCATTTTATGGCACAGACGAGAAGTTTTTTTTCATTTGCGTTTAGGCAGCAGTTTAACCGCATTCTCTCAGGAAACACAGCTATTTTTAACCCGAGCAAAACTATTACATCTTCAAGGAAAACATGCTTCTGCACAATTAAATTATTATTTGACGCGACAAGCAACTGCACTAGCTTTAGATGACTGCTTTTATCTCATGGGTTGGATGGCACTCATTTTGATGATTTTTTTAATCATAGTTTTTGTATTTCGCTTAAAAAGAACCAAAGCGCCAATAAAAAAAGATAAAGCCCCGTTATTACTTCATAATAATATTTAA
- a CDS encoding efflux RND transporter periplasmic adaptor subunit produces the protein MKKKSSSFYFAIILFILFLFLLLYWFIVWRNEVYTNDAYVQGNQVYIKSLHPGFVTGIYTDDSFLVKKGQLIVSLNETDSLIALEKAKKKLAQTVRDVCQAFHDVFILAADIDVKKAELLKAQQNLKHRYDVIDAKGVSLEDYQHAQDDLKASIASLKSTKNNYQKMLAFVQGTSIIEHPWVQEAAQEVRDAWVQLYRCKIYAPVDGLVAQRTIQVGMWVSPNDPLMSIIPLDQIWVNANYKETQLKKMRIGQKVKFTSDLYGSGVVFHGKIVGLPGGAGNAFSLLPPENLSGNWIKIVQRLPVRVALVPDELKKHPLRIGLSLEVTTDLSDQDGPLVPTSTSDSPHYVTDIFQKEETGDKELITEIIKSNLDPNLQAYANTPLILNKFALNERR, from the coding sequence ATGAAAAAGAAATCTTCCTCTTTTTATTTTGCAATCATCCTTTTTATTCTATTTCTTTTTCTTTTGTTGTATTGGTTTATTGTTTGGAGAAACGAAGTTTACACCAATGACGCTTATGTCCAAGGAAACCAAGTTTATATTAAATCCTTACATCCTGGATTCGTTACAGGTATTTATACTGATGATAGTTTTCTAGTAAAAAAAGGACAGCTGATTGTTTCTTTAAATGAAACGGACTCTCTTATCGCACTTGAAAAGGCAAAAAAGAAGCTTGCTCAAACAGTGCGTGATGTATGCCAGGCATTTCACGATGTATTTATATTAGCCGCAGATATAGACGTAAAAAAAGCAGAACTTTTAAAAGCACAGCAAAATCTGAAACACCGCTATGATGTAATTGACGCCAAAGGGGTTTCTCTCGAGGATTATCAGCATGCGCAAGATGATCTCAAAGCCTCAATAGCTTCATTAAAAAGCACTAAGAATAATTATCAGAAAATGCTCGCATTTGTACAAGGTACTTCGATTATTGAACACCCCTGGGTACAAGAAGCAGCACAAGAAGTACGCGATGCCTGGGTGCAATTATATCGATGTAAAATTTATGCTCCTGTAGATGGTCTAGTAGCGCAAAGAACCATTCAAGTAGGTATGTGGGTCTCCCCTAACGATCCACTGATGTCTATTATTCCCCTCGATCAAATATGGGTTAATGCCAACTATAAAGAAACTCAACTCAAAAAAATGCGTATTGGCCAAAAAGTTAAATTCACTTCGGATCTTTATGGTTCTGGTGTAGTGTTTCATGGCAAAATTGTTGGTTTACCTGGAGGAGCGGGCAATGCCTTTTCATTATTACCTCCTGAAAACCTCTCCGGAAATTGGATTAAAATCGTCCAAAGACTACCGGTTCGAGTGGCACTAGTCCCGGATGAGTTAAAAAAACATCCTCTTCGAATTGGTCTCTCTTTAGAGGTCACAACTGATCTGTCTGATCAAGATGGTCCTTTGGTACCTACATCTACTTCGGACTCACCTCATTATGTGACTGATATTTTCCAAAAAGAAGAAACTGGTGATAAAGAATTAATAACAGAAATTATTAAGAGCAATTTAGATCCAAATCTTCAGGCATATGCTAATACCCCTCTTATTTTAAATAAATTTGCTTTAAATGAGAGAAGATAA
- a CDS encoding HlyD family secretion protein: protein MKLTNWMQEHRRFLLVGVPFILFLVILLCYLFGGRYISTDNAYIQAAKAAISANVSGQIVKIYVHDNQKVTEGTPLFSLDDQPYQIAFEKAKAELINTRLQVQALKATYKQREANTKKAQQTFSYMQQEYNRQKKLAVSGISSQRQLNKATNALENATQQLTVAQQQMANALASLANNQNISVDQHPLVQQAKAQVNRAKLNLSYTVVKAPMNGIVTKVEQIQPGDYIHAGAAVFALISDKNIWVEANLKETQITNIKPGQNAVIVIDAYSDKKISGYVVSTSPGTGATFSLLPPENATGNWVKITQRIPIRIAINDVEKMPFLKSGLSVVVTVDTQRSRIFSANSNE, encoded by the coding sequence ATGAAGTTAACAAACTGGATGCAAGAGCATAGGCGGTTTTTGCTTGTTGGCGTCCCATTTATTCTTTTTTTGGTCATTTTATTGTGTTATTTGTTTGGTGGTCGTTATATTTCTACTGATAATGCCTACATCCAGGCTGCCAAAGCAGCTATTAGTGCTAATGTATCTGGCCAAATTGTAAAGATTTATGTACATGATAATCAAAAGGTAACAGAAGGAACTCCTTTATTTAGCCTTGATGATCAGCCTTATCAAATTGCTTTCGAAAAAGCCAAGGCAGAATTAATCAATACACGGTTACAAGTACAAGCGCTCAAAGCAACTTATAAACAACGTGAAGCTAATACAAAAAAAGCACAACAAACATTTAGTTACATGCAGCAAGAATATAATCGTCAAAAGAAATTGGCTGTCTCAGGTATTTCGTCCCAAAGACAATTAAATAAAGCGACTAATGCCTTAGAAAATGCGACACAACAATTGACCGTAGCACAACAGCAAATGGCAAATGCACTGGCTAGTTTGGCAAATAATCAGAATATTTCTGTGGACCAACATCCATTAGTTCAACAAGCTAAAGCTCAAGTTAATCGAGCAAAGCTTAATCTGTCATATACCGTAGTTAAAGCACCTATGAATGGTATTGTCACAAAAGTAGAGCAGATACAGCCTGGCGATTATATCCATGCAGGCGCTGCGGTGTTTGCCTTGATTTCCGATAAAAATATATGGGTTGAAGCTAATTTAAAGGAAACCCAAATAACCAATATTAAACCAGGACAAAACGCTGTGATTGTGATTGATGCGTATAGTGATAAAAAAATATCAGGTTATGTCGTAAGTACCAGTCCAGGTACAGGTGCTACTTTTTCTTTGTTGCCCCCAGAAAATGCCACGGGAAATTGGGTGAAAATTACGCAAAGAATACCTATACGCATCGCTATAAATGATGTAGAAAAGATGCCTTTTTTAAAGTCGGGCTTAAGTGTTGTCGTGACGGTGGATACCCAACGTAGTCGAATTTTTTCAGCAAATTCAAATGAATGA
- a CDS encoding efflux transporter outer membrane subunit codes for MWLTRGIACFSLYALASCTISLPQQSQVKNIKAVPSMEHSIKKSLQKKNIFSQGKWPNKQWWLSYNSPELNLLVTEALGYNPSIQEVKKRIEVAKQQAIVTRSVLFPLVFFNADENRQYISHNGLYRAFNPSFPLNANLLDLSLSFNYEVDFWGQNRNLFRAALGEAKAQEAEAAEVELITSTATAQAYFAYKTNLIRKELYVQLINVRQKIATLQNLLVQKGLSSKLPALETSEKLLEAKKLLSSITDELTANKHLINTLTGRGADSPLSINSSLPRVPKSLNIPKILPLDFLARRPDLMAQIWRAKALAYKTGAAMAEYYPNINLVGLLGLESTGWKKLFDISSGTAAFRPALSLPIFTAGAIRANIKASKAQFDAAIDAYNNLLLYSTQEVLDVLAFAEDIYQQKAEQEHVVELAKQRYELSYLRQKKGLDSLFELYFFQEEVIQKKIVDVTLLYNQYLASIKLTKALGGGYYQNTIPLVKNS; via the coding sequence ATGTGGCTAACCAGAGGAATTGCTTGCTTTAGCTTATATGCATTAGCATCCTGTACTATCTCTCTGCCTCAACAAAGCCAAGTTAAAAATATAAAAGCTGTTCCAAGCATGGAACATAGTATTAAAAAAAGCCTGCAAAAAAAGAATATTTTTTCTCAAGGAAAATGGCCAAACAAACAATGGTGGTTGTCTTATAATTCTCCTGAACTTAATCTCCTAGTCACAGAAGCCTTAGGGTATAATCCATCAATTCAAGAAGTTAAAAAGCGCATTGAAGTAGCGAAACAGCAAGCGATTGTTACACGTTCGGTGCTCTTTCCGTTAGTTTTTTTTAACGCAGATGAGAACAGACAATATATCAGTCACAACGGTTTATATCGTGCATTCAATCCCTCATTTCCTTTAAATGCTAACCTTTTAGATCTTTCACTTTCATTTAATTATGAAGTTGATTTTTGGGGGCAAAACCGTAATCTCTTTCGTGCTGCTCTAGGAGAGGCAAAAGCGCAAGAAGCAGAAGCTGCTGAAGTAGAATTGATTACAAGTACCGCAACGGCACAGGCCTATTTTGCTTATAAAACAAATCTGATAAGAAAAGAATTATATGTACAATTAATTAACGTGCGACAAAAAATTGCAACATTACAAAACTTGTTAGTACAAAAAGGTCTTTCTTCAAAATTACCTGCGTTAGAAACATCAGAAAAATTACTTGAAGCAAAAAAATTACTTTCCAGTATTACTGATGAACTTACTGCAAACAAACACTTAATTAATACATTAACTGGGCGTGGAGCTGACAGTCCTTTGTCAATCAATTCCTCGCTTCCAAGAGTACCTAAGTCATTGAATATTCCAAAAATCCTGCCATTAGATTTCTTAGCTCGGAGACCAGATCTTATGGCGCAAATTTGGCGCGCTAAAGCTTTAGCTTATAAAACAGGAGCAGCAATGGCCGAATATTATCCCAATATAAATCTTGTTGGCCTTCTCGGTCTAGAAAGCACAGGTTGGAAAAAACTTTTTGATATCTCGAGCGGCACAGCAGCATTTAGGCCTGCATTAAGTTTGCCCATTTTCACTGCAGGAGCGATACGAGCAAATATCAAAGCATCTAAAGCACAATTCGACGCAGCTATTGATGCATATAACAATTTGCTCCTATACAGTACCCAAGAAGTTCTGGATGTCTTAGCATTTGCGGAGGACATTTATCAACAAAAAGCAGAACAAGAACACGTAGTTGAATTGGCAAAACAGCGTTATGAACTTAGCTATTTACGTCAGAAAAAAGGATTAGATAGTCTCTTTGAGCTTTATTTTTTTCAAGAAGAGGTCATTCAAAAAAAGATTGTAGATGTTACTTTATTGTATAACCAATACTTAGCCTCAATAAAATTGACCAAAGCCCTAGGAGGCGGTTACTACCAAAATACAATACCGTTGGTGAAAAATTCATGA